CAGGTAAAATCATTATAATCATTGGTTGATACCAACTACCTAGAAGCTGTATTCCAAAAACTGAACCCATACCTAAAAGTTCTCTAAATATACTCAAAGCAACAAGAACCCAGGTGAAACCAAGTCCCATTCCAACTGCATCAGCAATAGAACGGTGAACAGGGTTTTTAGAAGCAAAAGCTTCCTGTCTTCCTAAAATAAGACAGTTAACTACTATTAATGGAATAAAAAGACTCAATGACGCTGCTATATCAGGAAAAAAAGCTTTCAAAAAATAATCTGTAAATGTAACAAAAGTAGCTATAAT
This genomic interval from Halanaerobiales bacterium contains the following:
- a CDS encoding electron transport complex subunit E — its product is MKQLIADFKNGLWKENPIIVLVIGMCPTLAVTNTAVNGLAMGLATSFVLISSEIVISLIKKLIPNDVRIPSYILIIATFVTFTDYFLKAFFPDIAASLSLFIPLIVVNCLILGRQEAFASKNPVHRSIADAVGMGLGFTWVLVALSIFRELLGMGSVFGIQLLGSWYQPMIIMILPAGAFISLGILIGVMNVISSREG